The window CAGAGAACTTGCCGACCGGGGAGTGAAAATTGATTATGTCGCAGGGAATCACGATTTCGCACAAGGACAGTTTTTTTCCGAGTCATTGGGCATGAGAGTGTTTCAGGACGGCTTTACAGAGGAGATAAACGACAAGAAATTTCTTGTGATCCATGGCGACGGACTTGCATTGCGGGATAAAGGGTACAGGATGCTGAAGAAGGTTCTTCGAAACGGATTCGTTCGTCGAATGATAAAGTGGATTCATCCGGATGTGGGGTTCGCACTCGCGCGGACTTTCTCGAAAAAAAGTAGGGAGTACACGACGAACAAGGATTTCGGCGAGACCGATGGAATGATGCAATACGCGGAAAGGAAACTCCGGGAAGGCTATGACTACGTGATAATGGGTCACAATCATGTCCCGAAAGTCGAGAGATTCGGCAAAGGAATGTACATTAACCTTGGTGACTGGTTGAAGAATTTTACTTACGGTATTTTTGAAGACGGAACGATGCATTTGATGAAAT of the Candidatus Kryptoniota bacterium genome contains:
- a CDS encoding UDP-2,3-diacylglucosamine diphosphatase, with the translated sequence MKPVYFISDIHLGAPSIGKEFDLKRKNELLKFLSIVGEKGSRLIIVGDLFDFWYEYRYVIPKDYFWLYAKIRELADRGVKIDYVAGNHDFAQGQFFSESLGMRVFQDGFTEEINDKKFLVIHGDGLALRDKGYRMLKKVLRNGFVRRMIKWIHPDVGFALARTFSKKSREYTTNKDFGETDGMMQYAERKLREGYDYVIMGHNHVPKVERFGKGMYINLGDWLKNFTYGIFEDGTMHLMKWEFER